In one window of Tenrec ecaudatus isolate mTenEca1 chromosome 3, mTenEca1.hap1, whole genome shotgun sequence DNA:
- the LOC142443507 gene encoding dolichyl-diphosphooligosaccharide--protein glycosyltransferase subunit 4 yields the protein MITDVQLAIFANMLGVSLFLLVVLYHYVAVNNPKKQD from the coding sequence ATGATCACGGACGTGCAGCTCGCCATCTTCGCCAACATGCTGGGCGTGTCGCTCTTCTTGCTTGTCGTTCTCTATCACTACGTGGCCGTCAACAATCCCAAGAAGCAGGACTGA